The following coding sequences are from one Pseudonocardia sp. HH130630-07 window:
- a CDS encoding S1 family peptidase produces MPLRHPRRLLLTVLGATAAIGIGVAVPATAAPTLPVGLPALTEDAAAGLLPAVTEAGGGALAGTWFEDGKLMAGTWDPALAPVLSGLGATPVVRDEPRRDPAAVLGELAARTADAMPEGLAAYGVDPRTEQVVLEMVDGPGADTLAGELTSGMDPAAYRVERVPAAPHRQAVSGGDTIRDGAQRCTAGFVASDSAGDWLLTAGHCTRGGSATWYDEAQNPIGSTSRTAGGGIDVGMIAVESGTASPTVAGTPVAGSSAAPVGASVCFYGSTSGRSCGPVERTDVTVNFEGQQQSGLTSVATCAQEGDSGAPYITSGGQAQGVHTGAGGPDNCTSYFTPIATATDALGVTLSTG; encoded by the coding sequence GTGCCCCTGCGTCACCCACGCCGCCTGCTCCTCACCGTGCTCGGCGCCACCGCCGCGATCGGGATCGGGGTGGCCGTCCCCGCGACGGCGGCCCCCACGCTGCCGGTCGGCCTGCCGGCCCTGACCGAGGACGCCGCGGCCGGTCTGCTCCCCGCGGTCACCGAGGCCGGCGGCGGCGCGCTGGCGGGCACCTGGTTCGAGGACGGGAAGCTGATGGCCGGGACCTGGGACCCGGCGCTCGCCCCGGTGCTGAGCGGGCTCGGCGCCACCCCGGTCGTGCGGGACGAGCCGCGCCGCGACCCGGCCGCTGTGCTCGGCGAGCTGGCCGCCCGGACGGCGGACGCGATGCCCGAGGGGCTGGCCGCCTACGGCGTCGACCCGCGGACCGAGCAGGTCGTGCTGGAGATGGTCGACGGTCCCGGGGCGGACACGCTGGCCGGCGAGCTGACCTCGGGCATGGACCCCGCCGCGTACCGGGTCGAGCGGGTGCCCGCCGCACCGCACCGGCAGGCGGTGTCCGGCGGCGACACGATCCGGGACGGGGCCCAGCGCTGCACCGCCGGGTTCGTGGCCTCGGACTCGGCGGGCGACTGGCTGCTGACCGCCGGGCACTGCACCCGCGGCGGCTCCGCGACCTGGTACGACGAGGCCCAGAACCCGATCGGGAGCACCAGCCGGACCGCCGGTGGCGGGATCGACGTCGGCATGATCGCCGTCGAGTCCGGCACGGCGTCGCCCACGGTGGCCGGCACCCCGGTCGCCGGCAGCTCCGCGGCCCCGGTCGGCGCCTCGGTGTGCTTCTACGGCTCGACCAGCGGCCGGTCCTGCGGTCCCGTCGAGCGCACCGACGTCACCGTGAACTTCGAGGGCCAGCAGCAGTCCGGGCTCACCTCGGTGGCGACCTGCGCCCAGGAGGGCGACTCCGGCGCGCCCTACATCACCTCCGGCGGGCAGGCCCAGGGCGTGCACACCGGCGCCGGTGGCCCGGACAACTGCACCAGCTACTTCACCCCGATCGCGACCGCGACCGACGCCCTCGGGGTCACGCTGAGCACCGGCTGA
- a CDS encoding endolytic transglycosylase MltG gives MSTPVTAPPVRHRSTPVDFRRRRLALLASALLAGAVLVAVSVMLLGPDDYPGAGNGSVVVRVASGDSTSAIGDALVAQGVVKSRGSFVSAAAEEPGVARVQPGFYELRAQMSGAAAAEALVDPQRRVGFMDVKGGVQLDDTRAPDGTVSPGVLSQISQATCLGAADGDAECTAVEDLRAAMAAADPAAIGVPEWARAGFTAAAPERRLEGLVAPGTYDVDPQGSPEDLLREVLAVSAERLADAGLSGENAYRTLVLASIVEKEALVPDMPKVARVIENRLAVDQRLEMDSTVNYPLDVQALRTTAEARGTAGPYNTYMTTGLPPTPVASVSTAALQAAEAPEPGQWLFFVRCTTEGTSCFAVTFDEHRANVTRAREAGAF, from the coding sequence GTGAGCACCCCGGTGACCGCGCCGCCCGTCCGCCACCGCTCGACGCCCGTCGACTTCCGACGTCGCCGGCTCGCGCTGCTCGCGTCCGCGTTGCTCGCGGGCGCGGTGCTGGTCGCCGTCTCGGTGATGCTGCTCGGCCCGGACGACTACCCCGGCGCGGGCAACGGTTCGGTCGTCGTGCGCGTCGCGTCCGGCGACTCCACCAGCGCGATCGGGGACGCCCTCGTCGCGCAGGGGGTCGTCAAGTCGCGCGGGTCGTTCGTCTCGGCGGCCGCGGAGGAGCCGGGAGTCGCCCGCGTCCAGCCGGGGTTCTACGAGCTGCGGGCGCAGATGTCCGGCGCGGCCGCCGCCGAGGCGCTGGTCGACCCGCAGCGCCGGGTCGGGTTCATGGACGTCAAGGGTGGTGTGCAGCTCGACGACACCCGCGCCCCGGACGGCACGGTCAGCCCCGGCGTGCTCTCCCAGATCTCGCAGGCGACCTGCCTGGGCGCGGCCGACGGCGACGCCGAGTGCACGGCCGTCGAGGACCTGCGGGCGGCGATGGCCGCCGCGGACCCGGCCGCGATCGGGGTCCCGGAGTGGGCCCGGGCCGGATTCACCGCCGCGGCCCCGGAGCGCAGGCTCGAGGGCCTGGTCGCCCCCGGCACCTACGACGTCGACCCGCAGGGCTCCCCGGAGGACCTGCTGCGCGAGGTGCTGGCCGTGTCCGCGGAGCGGCTCGCCGACGCCGGGCTGTCGGGCGAGAACGCCTACCGGACCCTCGTCCTGGCCTCCATCGTGGAGAAGGAGGCGCTCGTCCCGGACATGCCGAAGGTGGCCCGGGTGATCGAGAACCGGCTCGCCGTCGACCAGCGTCTGGAGATGGACTCCACGGTCAACTACCCGCTCGACGTCCAGGCGCTGCGGACGACGGCCGAGGCCCGGGGGACGGCCGGCCCCTACAACACCTACATGACCACCGGGCTGCCGCCGACGCCGGTCGCGTCGGTGTCGACGGCGGCGCTGCAGGCCGCCGAGGCGCCGGAACCGGGGCAGTGGCTGTTCTTCGTCCGGTGCACCACCGAGGGCACCTCGTGCTTCGCCGTCACCTTCGACGAGCACCGGGCCAACGTGACCCGGGCCCGGGAGGCCGGCGCGTTCTGA
- a CDS encoding YcaO-like family protein codes for MPITDVDAPQDGERAHPLAEAHHHALAAVAALGLTAELTPVPAARPGLGTGAWHCVLHRDGVALEYGRGSGKGADAAARVGAVYEALEHHLGCVPDPRELVLRTAHEVAVPADAGDALLALLAEGPDRPLACLPHRSLTGGADLDVPAFVSMPGYLLQPPAVRAAAGDTYDYGVVARYSTNNGWAAGRTPDEAVVHALNEIVERDAMSLLLVRQFLADPPGTLSVLDPATLPGGLAELHATAERVVGTRVWLLDMTTDLGVPAYWAYVAPTPGQPSRFRGCGASLSPRYAVERALYELVQCHSGLHATPSASGTEPVRTAAYPALHRCYLADLSDRLPGATRVPFAGRETPGTPRGHRDRLLDLLAGHGHQVWAREQYVGEHLAVVTVHVPGLERFMIVGDDEIVVPGARGRAAARR; via the coding sequence GTGCCCATCACCGACGTCGACGCACCGCAGGACGGCGAGCGTGCGCACCCGCTCGCCGAGGCCCACCACCACGCGCTGGCCGCGGTCGCCGCACTCGGGCTGACGGCCGAGCTGACCCCGGTCCCCGCCGCCCGGCCCGGTCTCGGCACCGGCGCCTGGCACTGCGTCCTGCACCGGGACGGTGTCGCCCTGGAGTACGGACGCGGCTCCGGGAAGGGTGCGGATGCGGCCGCCCGGGTGGGGGCGGTCTACGAGGCGCTGGAACACCATCTGGGCTGTGTGCCCGACCCCCGGGAGCTGGTGCTGCGGACCGCGCACGAGGTCGCCGTCCCCGCCGATGCGGGGGACGCCCTGCTCGCCCTGCTGGCCGAGGGGCCGGACCGGCCGCTGGCCTGCCTGCCCCACCGCTCGCTGACCGGGGGTGCCGACCTGGACGTACCGGCCTTCGTCTCGATGCCCGGGTACCTGCTGCAGCCGCCCGCGGTACGCGCGGCGGCGGGTGACACCTACGACTACGGCGTCGTCGCCCGGTACTCGACGAACAACGGCTGGGCGGCCGGGCGCACCCCGGACGAGGCCGTCGTGCACGCCCTCAACGAGATCGTCGAGCGGGACGCCATGTCCCTGCTGCTGGTCCGGCAGTTCCTCGCCGACCCGCCGGGGACCCTGTCGGTGCTGGATCCCGCCACCCTGCCCGGCGGCCTCGCCGAGCTGCACGCGACGGCCGAACGGGTCGTCGGCACCCGGGTGTGGCTGCTCGACATGACGACCGACCTCGGCGTGCCCGCCTACTGGGCCTACGTCGCGCCCACGCCGGGGCAGCCGTCCCGGTTCCGCGGCTGCGGGGCGTCGCTGTCACCCCGCTACGCCGTCGAGCGGGCGCTGTACGAGCTCGTCCAGTGCCACTCCGGGCTGCACGCGACCCCGTCGGCGAGCGGTACCGAGCCGGTCCGCACGGCCGCGTACCCGGCGCTGCACCGCTGCTACCTGGCCGATCTGTCCGACCGGCTGCCGGGCGCGACCCGGGTCCCGTTCGCCGGCCGGGAGACGCCCGGCACACCGCGGGGACACCGGGACCGGCTGCTCGACCTCCTCGCCGGGCACGGTCACCAGGTGTGGGCCCGGGAGCAGTACGTGGGCGAGCACCTGGCCGTGGTCACCGTGCACGTGCCGGGGCTGGAGCGGTTCATGATCGTCGGTGACGACGAGATCGTCGTGCCCGGCGCCCGCGGCCGGGCCGCCGCGCGCCGGTGA
- a CDS encoding class I SAM-dependent DNA methyltransferase has product MPDALYDHPRLAPVYDAFEPDRRDLDAYVDLARERGARRIVDLGCGTGVLALRLAGPRRHVTGVDPAAGSLRVARSKPGADAVGWVHGDARAIPPGSDVDLVTMTGNAAQAVLTDDGWAAMLRHVRAALHPDGCFVFETRRPQARAWERRAGDGVETAEVAGIGRVQRRHRLTTVDLPLVTFTYTYRFSADGTTLTSESTIRFRERDEIERTLQDAGLGVHEIRDAPDRPGLEFVVLAVPRGG; this is encoded by the coding sequence ATGCCCGACGCGCTCTACGACCATCCCCGGCTGGCACCGGTCTACGACGCGTTCGAGCCCGACCGCCGGGACCTCGACGCCTACGTGGACCTGGCCCGCGAGCGCGGGGCCCGCCGCATCGTCGACCTCGGGTGCGGGACGGGCGTGCTCGCACTGCGGCTGGCGGGTCCGCGGCGTCACGTCACCGGTGTCGATCCGGCCGCCGGGTCGCTGCGGGTGGCCCGGTCGAAGCCGGGTGCCGACGCCGTCGGCTGGGTGCACGGCGACGCGCGCGCGATCCCGCCCGGCTCCGACGTCGACCTGGTGACGATGACGGGCAACGCAGCCCAGGCCGTCCTGACCGACGACGGGTGGGCCGCGATGCTGCGGCACGTCCGCGCCGCGCTGCACCCGGACGGGTGCTTCGTCTTCGAGACCCGCCGCCCGCAGGCGCGGGCGTGGGAACGCCGGGCGGGCGACGGGGTCGAGACGGCCGAGGTGGCGGGGATCGGCCGGGTGCAGCGCCGGCACCGGCTCACCACGGTCGACCTGCCGCTGGTGACGTTCACCTACACGTACCGGTTCTCCGCGGACGGCACGACGCTCACGTCGGAGTCCACCATCCGGTTCCGCGAGCGCGACGAGATCGAGCGGACGCTGCAGGACGCGGGCCTCGGTGTGCACGAGATCCGTGACGCGCCCGACCGGCCGGGGCTGGAGTTCGTCGTCCTGGCGGTCCCGCGGGGCGGGTGA
- the shbA gene encoding RNA polymerase sigma factor ShbA, protein MPDRAAAVAAPTVVDGGRGAPGRAPGAEPFPAELLESAVHGDPDAVALLLSRVHPLVQRFCRGRLGRRETVAGSADDVAQEICMAVLAVLPGYTLSALSFRAFVFGIARHKVADVFRAMARNRCDAVEELPERTGDADDPEQVLLDAERSERLSGLLAVLGPRQAEIVTLRIAVGMTAEETAEAVGSTPGAVRVAQHRALQRLRRELDALEVRRESARPGPPVPVAVPAQRSRSSSDRLITKRALSGIPPAIPRAREA, encoded by the coding sequence ATGCCGGACCGGGCCGCGGCCGTCGCCGCACCGACCGTCGTCGACGGCGGTCGTGGAGCACCGGGCCGGGCCCCGGGCGCCGAACCGTTCCCGGCCGAGCTGCTGGAGTCGGCCGTCCACGGTGATCCGGACGCGGTGGCGCTGCTGCTGTCCCGGGTCCATCCGCTGGTCCAGCGGTTCTGCCGGGGCCGGCTCGGCCGCCGGGAGACGGTCGCCGGGTCGGCCGACGACGTGGCCCAGGAGATCTGCATGGCCGTGCTGGCCGTGCTGCCCGGCTACACGCTGTCCGCGCTCTCGTTCCGCGCGTTCGTCTTCGGCATCGCCCGGCACAAGGTCGCCGACGTGTTCCGGGCGATGGCCCGCAACCGGTGCGACGCGGTGGAGGAGCTGCCCGAGCGGACCGGCGACGCGGACGACCCGGAGCAGGTGCTGCTCGACGCCGAGCGCAGCGAGCGGCTGAGCGGGCTGCTGGCCGTGCTCGGCCCGCGGCAGGCCGAGATCGTGACCCTGCGGATCGCCGTGGGGATGACGGCGGAGGAGACCGCCGAGGCGGTCGGCTCCACCCCCGGCGCCGTGCGGGTGGCCCAGCACCGGGCCCTGCAACGGCTGCGCCGCGAGCTCGACGCGCTGGAGGTCCGCCGGGAGAGCGCCCGGCCGGGCCCGCCGGTGCCGGTCGCGGTCCCGGCCCAGCGGTCCCGGTCGTCGAGTGACCGGTTGATCACGAAGCGTGCTCTTTCGGGTATCCCTCCGGCGATCCCGCGGGCCCGGGAGGCGTAG
- a CDS encoding Lrp/AsnC family transcriptional regulator, whose translation MREILELLERDASLSHDTVATMVGLPRSEVDALIAGWERTGVIRRHKAVVDWGRYEDGADGVEGAGRSGAAVTAFIDVAVAPARGVGFDDVAARISRFAEVRDCYLVSGGHDLRCTVVGPDIRAVSDFVSQKLSTIDRVRSTATHFVLATHKRDGDAFAEPEADHRLPVTP comes from the coding sequence GTGCGCGAGATCCTCGAGTTGCTCGAACGCGACGCGTCGCTGAGCCACGACACCGTCGCCACCATGGTCGGCCTCCCCCGGTCCGAGGTGGATGCCCTGATCGCCGGCTGGGAGCGCACCGGCGTGATCCGCCGGCACAAGGCCGTCGTCGACTGGGGCCGCTACGAGGACGGCGCCGACGGCGTCGAGGGGGCCGGGCGCTCGGGCGCCGCGGTGACCGCGTTCATCGACGTCGCGGTCGCCCCGGCACGCGGCGTCGGCTTCGACGACGTCGCGGCCCGGATCTCCCGCTTCGCCGAGGTCCGCGACTGCTACCTCGTCTCCGGCGGGCACGACCTGCGCTGCACCGTCGTCGGCCCGGACATCCGCGCGGTCAGCGACTTCGTGTCCCAGAAGCTGTCGACGATCGACCGGGTCCGGTCCACGGCCACCCACTTCGTGCTGGCCACGCACAAGCGCGACGGCGACGCCTTCGCCGAGCCCGAGGCGGACCACCGGCTCCCGGTGACCCCGTGA
- the ruvX gene encoding Holliday junction resolvase RuvX — translation MIRPRGRRLGIDVGAVRVGVAMCDPDGILATPVETVARDVENGSDVRRIAELTAEHDVVGVVLGLPRNLRGEDGPAALAAREFADALTAGLDVPVELTDERMTTVVASRQLSGRGVKGRRQRAVVDQAAAVQILQGWLDRTRG, via the coding sequence GTGATCCGGCCCCGCGGCCGGCGCCTCGGGATCGACGTGGGCGCCGTCCGGGTCGGGGTCGCGATGTGCGACCCCGACGGGATCCTCGCCACCCCGGTGGAGACCGTCGCGCGCGACGTCGAGAACGGCTCGGACGTGCGCCGGATCGCGGAGCTGACCGCGGAGCACGACGTCGTCGGCGTGGTGCTCGGGCTGCCCCGCAACCTGCGCGGCGAGGACGGCCCGGCGGCGCTGGCGGCCCGGGAGTTCGCCGACGCGCTGACGGCCGGGCTGGACGTGCCGGTCGAGCTGACCGACGAGCGGATGACGACGGTCGTCGCGAGCCGCCAGCTCTCCGGCCGCGGGGTGAAGGGCCGCCGGCAGCGGGCCGTCGTCGACCAGGCCGCCGCGGTGCAGATCCTGCAGGGCTGGCTGGACCGCACCCGGGGCTGA
- the alaS gene encoding alanine--tRNA ligase yields the protein MQTHEIVRRFTAHFEGAGHTPVPSASLILEDPQLLFVNAGMVQFKPYFLGDVPAPYPRATSIQKCVRTPDIDEVGRTTRHTTFFQMAGNFSFGDYFKRGAIELAWTLITNSQADGGYGFDPERIWVTVYNDDDEAIGIWRDVAGLPEERIQRRGGDDNYWDMDVPGPGGPCSEIYFDRGPEFGAEGGPEADEDRYLEIWNLVFMQDERGELSPKKGHPPIGTLPHKNIDTGMGVERVAFLLQEVNNVYETDLVRPVIARAEELSGRRYGADEADDVRFRVIADHARSSLMIVGDGVTPGNEGRGYVLRRLLRRIVRSARLLGITGPCLGEFAAVVRDTMAPTYPELAADFERISAVILAEEETFRGTLTAGEKIFAGAVAEARSAGRSTLPGDQAFALHDTYGFPIDLTLEMAAEAGLAVDRERFTALMGEQRARAKADAAGRKVGFVDASVYRAVLDTHGVTDFLGYQTLNSEARVVGLLRDGQTTPVAEEGQPVEVLLDRTPFYAEAGGQQADTGVLRGGSFEVRVDDVQAPVAGLRVHRGVVTAGTVTLDAEVVAEVDPARRTAISRAHTATHLVHAGVRGALGSSAAQAGSLNAPGRLRFDFTSPTGAVSPAALVEVEEEVNTVLQSDREVQTYETSIDEARTLGAMMLFGEKYGDRVRVVDMGDYSRELCGGTHVRRTGELGLVRVLSESSIGSGVRRVEALVGLDAFQHATTEHLLVNQLAEQLKARPEELPDRISGLVERLRTAERDLEKHRADAVLASAGSLAGAAEDLDGTALVAVTAPDGVAGNDLRTLAADVRGKLGDRPGVVALFAVADGKVSFVVATTKAARDGGVAAGKLIGEFAPAVGGRGGGKPDLAQGGGTDPSGIDAAVQKLRAALRP from the coding sequence GTGCAGACCCACGAGATCGTCCGTCGTTTCACCGCCCACTTCGAGGGTGCCGGGCACACCCCCGTCCCGAGCGCCTCGCTGATCCTCGAGGATCCGCAGCTGCTGTTCGTCAACGCGGGCATGGTGCAGTTCAAGCCGTACTTCCTCGGTGACGTCCCGGCTCCGTACCCGCGGGCCACGTCGATCCAGAAGTGCGTGCGCACGCCGGACATCGACGAGGTCGGCAGGACGACCCGGCACACCACGTTCTTCCAGATGGCCGGGAACTTCTCCTTCGGCGACTACTTCAAGCGCGGCGCCATCGAGCTGGCCTGGACGCTGATCACCAACAGCCAGGCCGACGGGGGTTACGGCTTCGACCCGGAGCGGATCTGGGTGACCGTCTACAACGACGACGACGAGGCCATCGGGATCTGGCGCGACGTCGCGGGGCTCCCCGAGGAGCGGATCCAGCGTCGCGGCGGCGACGACAACTACTGGGACATGGACGTGCCCGGTCCCGGCGGCCCGTGCTCGGAGATCTACTTCGACCGGGGCCCGGAGTTCGGCGCCGAGGGCGGCCCGGAGGCCGACGAGGACCGCTACCTCGAGATCTGGAACCTCGTCTTCATGCAGGACGAGCGCGGCGAGCTGTCCCCGAAGAAGGGGCACCCCCCGATCGGCACGCTGCCGCACAAGAACATCGACACCGGCATGGGCGTCGAGCGGGTGGCCTTCCTGCTGCAGGAGGTCAACAACGTCTACGAGACCGACCTCGTCCGCCCGGTGATCGCCAGGGCCGAGGAGCTCTCCGGCCGGCGCTACGGCGCCGACGAGGCCGACGACGTCCGCTTCCGGGTCATCGCCGACCACGCCCGGTCCAGCCTGATGATCGTCGGCGACGGCGTCACCCCCGGCAACGAGGGCCGCGGCTACGTGCTGCGCCGCCTGCTGCGCCGGATCGTCCGCTCCGCCCGGCTGCTCGGCATCACCGGGCCGTGCCTGGGCGAGTTCGCCGCCGTCGTGCGGGACACGATGGCCCCGACCTACCCGGAGCTGGCCGCCGACTTCGAGCGGATCTCGGCCGTCATCCTGGCCGAGGAGGAGACCTTCCGCGGCACGCTCACCGCCGGGGAGAAGATCTTCGCCGGGGCCGTCGCCGAGGCCCGATCGGCCGGGCGTTCGACGCTGCCGGGCGACCAGGCGTTCGCGCTGCACGACACCTACGGCTTCCCGATCGACCTCACCCTGGAGATGGCCGCCGAGGCCGGGCTCGCCGTCGATCGCGAGCGCTTCACCGCGCTGATGGGGGAGCAGCGGGCCAGGGCCAAGGCCGACGCCGCCGGGCGCAAGGTCGGTTTCGTCGACGCCTCGGTGTACCGGGCCGTGCTCGACACCCACGGGGTCACCGACTTCCTCGGCTACCAGACGCTGAACTCCGAGGCCCGGGTCGTCGGCCTGCTCCGCGACGGGCAGACCACCCCGGTCGCCGAGGAGGGGCAGCCGGTCGAGGTCCTGCTCGACCGCACGCCCTTCTACGCCGAGGCCGGTGGCCAGCAGGCCGACACCGGCGTGCTCCGCGGCGGGTCCTTCGAGGTCCGGGTGGACGACGTGCAGGCCCCGGTGGCCGGGCTGCGGGTGCACCGCGGCGTGGTCACCGCCGGCACCGTCACCCTCGACGCGGAGGTCGTCGCCGAGGTCGACCCTGCGCGGCGCACTGCGATCTCCCGCGCGCACACCGCGACCCACCTGGTGCACGCCGGTGTGCGCGGTGCGCTGGGCAGCTCCGCCGCCCAGGCCGGCTCGCTGAACGCCCCGGGCCGGCTGCGCTTCGACTTCACCTCGCCGACCGGGGCCGTCTCCCCGGCCGCCCTGGTCGAGGTCGAGGAGGAGGTCAACACGGTCCTGCAGTCCGACCGTGAGGTCCAGACCTACGAGACCTCGATCGACGAGGCCCGCACCCTCGGCGCCATGATGTTGTTCGGCGAGAAGTACGGCGACCGGGTCCGCGTGGTCGACATGGGCGACTACTCCCGCGAGCTGTGCGGTGGCACCCACGTGCGCCGCACCGGCGAGCTGGGCCTGGTGCGGGTGCTCTCCGAGTCCTCGATCGGTTCCGGTGTCCGCCGGGTCGAGGCCCTGGTCGGGCTGGACGCGTTCCAGCACGCCACCACCGAGCACCTGCTGGTGAACCAGCTCGCCGAGCAGCTCAAGGCCCGCCCGGAGGAGCTGCCGGACCGGATCTCCGGCCTGGTGGAGCGCCTGCGCACCGCCGAGCGGGACCTGGAGAAGCACCGTGCCGACGCCGTGCTCGCCTCCGCGGGGAGCCTGGCCGGTGCGGCCGAGGACCTGGACGGGACGGCGCTCGTCGCCGTCACGGCTCCGGACGGGGTGGCCGGCAACGACCTGCGCACCCTCGCCGCCGACGTCCGCGGCAAGCTCGGCGACCGGCCCGGCGTGGTCGCGCTGTTCGCCGTGGCCGACGGCAAGGTGTCCTTCGTCGTGGCGACGACGAAGGCCGCCCGGGACGGCGGTGTCGCCGCCGGGAAGCTGATCGGCGAGTTCGCGCCGGCCGTCGGCGGGCGCGGCGGAGGCAAGCCGGACCTGGCCCAGGGCGGCGGCACCGACCCGTCCGGGATCGACGCCGCGGTCCAGAAGCTTCGCGCCGCGCTGCGCCCGTGA
- a CDS encoding replication-associated recombination protein A produces the protein MSTDGLFDIDPGPDGDPDAADDGPRPDAPLAARMRPRSLDEVVGQSELLAPGAPLRRLLDGGAAASVLLYGPPGTGKTTLARLMAGAGGGQRHFVALSALSAGVKELRAVISEARTRRDRSGTSTVLFIDEVHRFSRTQQDALLGAVEDRLVLLVAATTENPSFSVVSPLLSRSLVLQLQSLGEDDVRALLRRAVAAERGLNGTVVLAEEGEDALVRLSAGDGRRALTALEAAADGVLGAGGDAVVDLDAVERAVTEVAVRYDRAGDQHYDVISAFIKSIRGSDPDAALHYLARMIVAGEDARFIARRLMVHASEDVGLADPTALPAATAAAQVVQLVGMPEARIALAQVTVHLATAPKSNAVITAIDAAMADVRSGKVGGVPPHLRDGHYAGAQKLGNAVGYRYPHDDPDGVLRQQYPPDDVVGTDYYTPSGRGYERTLAERLPKLRRVVRG, from the coding sequence ATGAGCACCGACGGCCTGTTCGACATCGACCCCGGACCGGACGGCGACCCGGACGCGGCCGACGACGGCCCCCGCCCGGACGCACCGCTGGCGGCCCGGATGCGCCCGCGCAGCCTCGACGAGGTCGTCGGGCAGTCCGAGCTGCTGGCCCCCGGTGCGCCGCTGCGCCGGCTGCTCGACGGCGGCGCCGCGGCGTCGGTGCTGCTCTACGGCCCGCCGGGGACCGGGAAGACGACCCTGGCCCGGCTGATGGCCGGAGCGGGCGGCGGGCAGCGGCACTTCGTCGCGCTGTCCGCGCTCTCGGCCGGGGTGAAGGAACTGCGCGCCGTCATCTCCGAGGCGCGGACGCGGCGGGACCGCAGCGGGACCTCGACCGTGCTGTTCATCGACGAGGTGCACCGGTTCTCCCGCACCCAGCAGGACGCGCTGCTCGGCGCGGTGGAGGACCGGCTGGTCCTGCTCGTGGCGGCGACGACGGAGAACCCGTCGTTCTCCGTCGTGTCCCCGCTGCTGTCCCGCTCGCTGGTGCTGCAGCTGCAGTCGCTCGGCGAGGACGACGTCCGGGCCCTGCTCCGCCGCGCCGTCGCCGCCGAACGCGGGCTGAACGGCACCGTCGTCCTCGCCGAGGAGGGCGAGGACGCACTCGTCCGGCTGTCCGCGGGGGACGGGCGGCGGGCGCTCACCGCGCTGGAGGCCGCAGCGGACGGCGTGCTGGGCGCCGGCGGGGACGCCGTCGTCGACCTCGACGCGGTCGAGCGGGCCGTGACCGAGGTGGCGGTCCGCTACGACCGGGCCGGTGACCAGCACTACGACGTGATCAGTGCGTTCATCAAGTCGATCCGGGGCTCGGACCCGGACGCGGCGCTGCACTACCTGGCTCGGATGATCGTCGCGGGCGAGGACGCCCGGTTCATCGCGCGCCGGCTGATGGTGCACGCCTCGGAGGACGTCGGACTGGCCGATCCCACCGCGCTGCCCGCCGCGACGGCGGCCGCGCAGGTCGTGCAGCTCGTCGGGATGCCGGAGGCGCGGATCGCGCTCGCCCAGGTCACCGTGCACCTGGCGACCGCGCCGAAGTCCAACGCGGTGATCACGGCGATCGACGCGGCGATGGCGGACGTGCGCTCCGGCAAGGTCGGCGGGGTGCCGCCGCACCTGCGCGACGGCCACTACGCCGGGGCCCAGAAGCTCGGCAACGCCGTCGGCTACCGCTACCCGCACGACGACCCGGACGGCGTGCTCCGCCAGCAGTACCCGCCGGACGACGTGGTCGGGACCGACTACTACACGCCGTCCGGCCGCGGGTACGAGCGCACGCTCGCCGAGCGCCTGCCGAAGCTGCGCCGGGTGGTGCGGGGCTGA